A stretch of the Macaca mulatta isolate MMU2019108-1 chromosome 16, T2T-MMU8v2.0, whole genome shotgun sequence genome encodes the following:
- the SHBG gene encoding sex hormone-binding globulin isoform X3: MEYPLPIQKFSRQWRMIVEGTLSFTPLIPRGVVAGSCDWAPGQGSRVSAPVSFTPSLRATFNPPPPTHKAACLYTFSQELSEPPSGQWLIMESRGPMATSRRLLLLLLLLLHHTHQGWALRPRAQDPPAVHLSNGPGQEPAAVMTFDLTKITKTSSSFEVRTWDPEGVIFYGDTNPKDDWFMLGLRDGRPEIQLHNYWAQLTVGAGPRLDDGRWHQVEVKMDGDSVLLKVDGEEVLRLRQVSGPLTSKRHPIMRIALGGLFFPASNLRLPLVPALDGCLRRDSWLDKQAEISASAPTSLRSCDVESNPGIFLPPGTHAEFNLQDIPQPHAEPWAFSLDLGLKQAVGSGHLLSLGTPENPSWLSLHLQDQKVVLSSGSGPGMDLPLVLGLPLQLKLSMSRVVLSQGPKMEVLALPPLGLASLLNLWAKPQGRLFLGALPGEDSSTSFCLHGLWAQGQRLDVDRALNRSHEIWTHSCPQSPGNGTDASH; the protein is encoded by the exons atggAATATCCTCTCCCAATTCAGAAATTTTCTAGGCAGTGGAGGATGATAGTGGAGGGGACTCTGTCCTTCACCCCATTGATCCCCAGAGGAGTGGTAGCTGGGTCTTGTGACTGGGCCCCTGGGCAGGGGTCAAGGGTCAGTGCCCCTGTTTCCTTTACCCCCTCCCTCCGGGCAACCTTTAACCCTCCACCGCCTACACACAAGGCTGCCTGCCTCTACACATTCTCCCAAGAGTTGTCTGAGCCGCCGAGTGGACAGTGGCTGATTATGGAGAGCAGAGGCCCAATGGCCACCTCGCGCcggctgctgttgctgctgttgctacTACTGCATCACACCCACCAGGGATGGGCCCTGAGACCT AGGGCGCAGGACCCTCCGGCTGTCCACCTCAGCAATGGCCCAGGACAAGAGCCTGCCGCTGTCATGACCTTTGACCTCACCAAGATCACAAA AACCTCCTCCTCCTTTGAGGTTCGAACCTGGGACCCAGAGGGAGTGATTTTTTATGGGGATACCAACCCTAAGGATGACTGGTTTATGCTGGGACTTCGGGACGGCAGGCCTGAGATCCAACTGCACAATTACTGGGCCCAGCTTACGGTGGGTGCTGGACCACGACTGGATGACGGGAGATGGCACCAG GTGGAAGTCAAGATGGATGGGGACTCTGTGCTACTGAAGGTGGATGGGGAGGAGGTGCTGCGCCTGAGACAGGTCTCTGGGCCCCTGACCAGCAAACGCCATCCCATCATGAGGATTGCGCTTGGGGGGCTGTTCTTCCCCGCTTCCAACCTTCGGTTGCCG CTAGTTCCTGCCCTGGATGGCTGCCTGCGCCGGGATTCCTGGCTGGACAAACAGGCCGAGATCTCAGCATCTGCCCCCACTAGCCTCAGAAGCTGTGATGTAGAATCAAATCCCGGGATATTTCTCCCTCCAGGGACTCATGCAGAATTCAATCTCCAAG ACATTCCCCAGCCTCATGCAGAGCCCTGGGCCTTCTCTTTGGACCTGGGACTCAAGCAGGCAGTAGGCTCAGGCCACCTTCTTTCTCTTGGGACACCGGAGAACCCATCTTGGCTCAGTCTCCACCTCCAAGATCAA AAGGTGGTGCTGTCTTCTGGGTCGGGCCCAGGGATGGATCTGCCCCTGGTCTTGGGACTCCCTCTTCAGCTGAAGCTGAGTatgtccagggtggtcttgagcCAAGGACCAAAGATGGAGGTCCTTGCCCTGCCTCCCTTAGGCTTGGCTTCCCTCCTTAACCTCTGGGCCAAGCCTCAAGGGCGTCTCTTCCTGGGGGCTTTACCAG GAGAAGACTCGTCCACCTCTTTTTGCCTGCATGGCCTTTGGGCACAAGGTCAGAGGCTGGATGTGGACCGGGCCCTGAACAGAAGCCATGAGATCTGGACTCACAGCTGTCCCCAGAGCCCAGGCAATGGCACTGACGCTTCCCATTAA
- the SHBG gene encoding sex hormone-binding globulin isoform X9: MTFDLTKITKTSSSFEVRTWDPEGVIFYGDTNPKDDWFMLGLRDGRPEIQLHNYWAQLTVGAGPRLDDGRWHQVEVKMDGDSVLLKVDGEEVLRLRQVSGPLTSKRHPIMRIALGGLFFPASNLRLPLVPALDGCLRRDSWLDKQAEISASAPTSLRSCDVESNPGIFLPPGTHAEFNLQDIPQPHAEPWAFSLDLGLKQAVGSGHLLSLGTPENPSWLSLHLQDQKVVLSSGSGPGMDLPLVLGLPLQLKLSMSRVVLSQGPKMEVLALPPLGLASLLNLWAKPQGRLFLGALPGEDSSTSFCLHGLWAQGQRLDVDRALNRSHEIWTHSCPQSPGNGTDASH; the protein is encoded by the exons ATGACCTTTGACCTCACCAAGATCACAAA AACCTCCTCCTCCTTTGAGGTTCGAACCTGGGACCCAGAGGGAGTGATTTTTTATGGGGATACCAACCCTAAGGATGACTGGTTTATGCTGGGACTTCGGGACGGCAGGCCTGAGATCCAACTGCACAATTACTGGGCCCAGCTTACGGTGGGTGCTGGACCACGACTGGATGACGGGAGATGGCACCAG GTGGAAGTCAAGATGGATGGGGACTCTGTGCTACTGAAGGTGGATGGGGAGGAGGTGCTGCGCCTGAGACAGGTCTCTGGGCCCCTGACCAGCAAACGCCATCCCATCATGAGGATTGCGCTTGGGGGGCTGTTCTTCCCCGCTTCCAACCTTCGGTTGCCG CTAGTTCCTGCCCTGGATGGCTGCCTGCGCCGGGATTCCTGGCTGGACAAACAGGCCGAGATCTCAGCATCTGCCCCCACTAGCCTCAGAAGCTGTGATGTAGAATCAAATCCCGGGATATTTCTCCCTCCAGGGACTCATGCAGAATTCAATCTCCAAG ACATTCCCCAGCCTCATGCAGAGCCCTGGGCCTTCTCTTTGGACCTGGGACTCAAGCAGGCAGTAGGCTCAGGCCACCTTCTTTCTCTTGGGACACCGGAGAACCCATCTTGGCTCAGTCTCCACCTCCAAGATCAA AAGGTGGTGCTGTCTTCTGGGTCGGGCCCAGGGATGGATCTGCCCCTGGTCTTGGGACTCCCTCTTCAGCTGAAGCTGAGTatgtccagggtggtcttgagcCAAGGACCAAAGATGGAGGTCCTTGCCCTGCCTCCCTTAGGCTTGGCTTCCCTCCTTAACCTCTGGGCCAAGCCTCAAGGGCGTCTCTTCCTGGGGGCTTTACCAG GAGAAGACTCGTCCACCTCTTTTTGCCTGCATGGCCTTTGGGCACAAGGTCAGAGGCTGGATGTGGACCGGGCCCTGAACAGAAGCCATGAGATCTGGACTCACAGCTGTCCCCAGAGCCCAGGCAATGGCACTGACGCTTCCCATTAA
- the SHBG gene encoding sex hormone-binding globulin isoform X10, with product MGIPTLRMTGLCWDFGTAGLRSNCTITGPSLRWVLRLRQVSGPLTSKRHPIMRIALGGLFFPASNLRLPLVPALDGCLRRDSWLDKQAEISASAPTSLRSCDVESNPGIFLPPGTHAEFNLQDIPQPHAEPWAFSLDLGLKQAVGSGHLLSLGTPENPSWLSLHLQDQKVVLSSGSGPGMDLPLVLGLPLQLKLSMSRVVLSQGPKMEVLALPPLGLASLLNLWAKPQGRLFLGALPGEDSSTSFCLHGLWAQGQRLDVDRALNRSHEIWTHSCPQSPGNGTDASH from the exons ATGGGGATACCAACCCTAAGGATGACTGGTTTATGCTGGGACTTCGGGACGGCAGGCCTGAGATCCAACTGCACAATTACTGGGCCCAGCTTACGGTGG GTGCTGCGCCTGAGACAGGTCTCTGGGCCCCTGACCAGCAAACGCCATCCCATCATGAGGATTGCGCTTGGGGGGCTGTTCTTCCCCGCTTCCAACCTTCGGTTGCCG CTAGTTCCTGCCCTGGATGGCTGCCTGCGCCGGGATTCCTGGCTGGACAAACAGGCCGAGATCTCAGCATCTGCCCCCACTAGCCTCAGAAGCTGTGATGTAGAATCAAATCCCGGGATATTTCTCCCTCCAGGGACTCATGCAGAATTCAATCTCCAAG ACATTCCCCAGCCTCATGCAGAGCCCTGGGCCTTCTCTTTGGACCTGGGACTCAAGCAGGCAGTAGGCTCAGGCCACCTTCTTTCTCTTGGGACACCGGAGAACCCATCTTGGCTCAGTCTCCACCTCCAAGATCAA AAGGTGGTGCTGTCTTCTGGGTCGGGCCCAGGGATGGATCTGCCCCTGGTCTTGGGACTCCCTCTTCAGCTGAAGCTGAGTatgtccagggtggtcttgagcCAAGGACCAAAGATGGAGGTCCTTGCCCTGCCTCCCTTAGGCTTGGCTTCCCTCCTTAACCTCTGGGCCAAGCCTCAAGGGCGTCTCTTCCTGGGGGCTTTACCAG GAGAAGACTCGTCCACCTCTTTTTGCCTGCATGGCCTTTGGGCACAAGGTCAGAGGCTGGATGTGGACCGGGCCCTGAACAGAAGCCATGAGATCTGGACTCACAGCTGTCCCCAGAGCCCAGGCAATGGCACTGACGCTTCCCATTAA
- the SHBG gene encoding sex hormone-binding globulin isoform X11, with the protein MTFDLTKITKTSSSFEVRTWDPEGVIFYGDTNPKDDWFMLGLRDGRPEIQLHNYWAQLTVGAGPRLDDGRWHQVEVKMDGDSVLLKVDGEEVLRLRQVSGPLTSKRHPIMRIALGGLFFPASNLRLPLVPALDGCLRRDSWLDKQAEISASAPTSLRSCDVESNPGIFLPPGTHAEFNLQDIPQPHAEPWAFSLDLGLKQAVGSGHLLSLGTPENPSWLSLHLQDQEKTRPPLFACMAFGHKVRGWMWTGP; encoded by the exons ATGACCTTTGACCTCACCAAGATCACAAA AACCTCCTCCTCCTTTGAGGTTCGAACCTGGGACCCAGAGGGAGTGATTTTTTATGGGGATACCAACCCTAAGGATGACTGGTTTATGCTGGGACTTCGGGACGGCAGGCCTGAGATCCAACTGCACAATTACTGGGCCCAGCTTACGGTGGGTGCTGGACCACGACTGGATGACGGGAGATGGCACCAG GTGGAAGTCAAGATGGATGGGGACTCTGTGCTACTGAAGGTGGATGGGGAGGAGGTGCTGCGCCTGAGACAGGTCTCTGGGCCCCTGACCAGCAAACGCCATCCCATCATGAGGATTGCGCTTGGGGGGCTGTTCTTCCCCGCTTCCAACCTTCGGTTGCCG CTAGTTCCTGCCCTGGATGGCTGCCTGCGCCGGGATTCCTGGCTGGACAAACAGGCCGAGATCTCAGCATCTGCCCCCACTAGCCTCAGAAGCTGTGATGTAGAATCAAATCCCGGGATATTTCTCCCTCCAGGGACTCATGCAGAATTCAATCTCCAAG ACATTCCCCAGCCTCATGCAGAGCCCTGGGCCTTCTCTTTGGACCTGGGACTCAAGCAGGCAGTAGGCTCAGGCCACCTTCTTTCTCTTGGGACACCGGAGAACCCATCTTGGCTCAGTCTCCACCTCCAAGATCAA GAGAAGACTCGTCCACCTCTTTTTGCCTGCATGGCCTTTGGGCACAAGGTCAGAGGCTGGATGTGGACCGGGCCCTGA
- the SHBG gene encoding sex hormone-binding globulin isoform X12 — MTFDLTKITNPSRTSSSFEVRTWDPEGVIFYGDTNPKDDWFMLGLRDGRPEIQLHNYWAQLTVGAGPRLDDGRWHQVEVKMDGDSVLLKVDGEEVLRLRQVSGPLTSKRHPIMRIALGGLFFPASNLRLPLVPALDGCLRRDSWLDKQAEISASAPTSLRSCDVESNPGIFLPPGTHAEFNLQDIPQPHAEPWAFSLDLGLKQAVGSGHLLSLGTPENPSWLSLHLQDQKVVLSSGSGPGMDLPLVLGLPLQLKLSMSRVVLSQGPKMEVLALPPLGLASLLNLWAKPQGRLFLGALPGEDSSTSFCLHGLWAQGQRLDVDRALNRSHEIWTHSCPQSPGNGTDASH, encoded by the exons ATGACCTTTGACCTCACCAAGATCACAAA TCCTTCCAGAACCTCCTCCTCCTTTGAGGTTCGAACCTGGGACCCAGAGGGAGTGATTTTTTATGGGGATACCAACCCTAAGGATGACTGGTTTATGCTGGGACTTCGGGACGGCAGGCCTGAGATCCAACTGCACAATTACTGGGCCCAGCTTACGGTGGGTGCTGGACCACGACTGGATGACGGGAGATGGCACCAG GTGGAAGTCAAGATGGATGGGGACTCTGTGCTACTGAAGGTGGATGGGGAGGAGGTGCTGCGCCTGAGACAGGTCTCTGGGCCCCTGACCAGCAAACGCCATCCCATCATGAGGATTGCGCTTGGGGGGCTGTTCTTCCCCGCTTCCAACCTTCGGTTGCCG CTAGTTCCTGCCCTGGATGGCTGCCTGCGCCGGGATTCCTGGCTGGACAAACAGGCCGAGATCTCAGCATCTGCCCCCACTAGCCTCAGAAGCTGTGATGTAGAATCAAATCCCGGGATATTTCTCCCTCCAGGGACTCATGCAGAATTCAATCTCCAAG ACATTCCCCAGCCTCATGCAGAGCCCTGGGCCTTCTCTTTGGACCTGGGACTCAAGCAGGCAGTAGGCTCAGGCCACCTTCTTTCTCTTGGGACACCGGAGAACCCATCTTGGCTCAGTCTCCACCTCCAAGATCAA AAGGTGGTGCTGTCTTCTGGGTCGGGCCCAGGGATGGATCTGCCCCTGGTCTTGGGACTCCCTCTTCAGCTGAAGCTGAGTatgtccagggtggtcttgagcCAAGGACCAAAGATGGAGGTCCTTGCCCTGCCTCCCTTAGGCTTGGCTTCCCTCCTTAACCTCTGGGCCAAGCCTCAAGGGCGTCTCTTCCTGGGGGCTTTACCAG GAGAAGACTCGTCCACCTCTTTTTGCCTGCATGGCCTTTGGGCACAAGGTCAGAGGCTGGATGTGGACCGGGCCCTGAACAGAAGCCATGAGATCTGGACTCACAGCTGTCCCCAGAGCCCAGGCAATGGCACTGACGCTTCCCATTAA